In Rhodovulum sulfidophilum DSM 1374, the following are encoded in one genomic region:
- a CDS encoding class I SAM-dependent methyltransferase, whose translation MNDGTMIAPYLRVVPENRSALRFFTICARNFLPGAQILCDSVRRAHPGADFTVYLCDRDMGYDAEALGMDIEPLEALGIPALERMIRTYNITELCTAIKPYCFLREFARGPETGAGTEAGAAEQSPHVVYLDPDIELFSPLVEVAEALDAGASAVLTPHVLKPAERAEFADDHFLRYGIYNLGFIALRATEAVADVVRWWARRMVDQCIIDLPQGIFVDQKWMDLLPAFLDGVHVLRHPGYNVAYWNLHERRIHGPDTALQCNGQPLRFVHYSGIILEDVEQLSRHSGMFYVSNSFGYGPLVRRYRARLTAPENRRLRQLPYAFFWNGAGDSNAHTPGGGGAPAWRRPDSFLFARQAFSLEQYLGYLSAEAREIESQRATEAALTPKGRREAFEFTCYCAVCGGRHPMVTSFMYSCATDGEGNPIPNWREHIACRSCGLPNRVRASVHLFLQEFDPAPDSRIYITEQKTALYTLLSGRFSRLTGSEYFGNRVPKGAMFDGVRNENFEALSFQSESFDYLLSFDVLEHVPHPERAFAEAFRVLEPGGSLIFSVPAHLDRYPSTIRAELAPDGQIVHHLPAEIHGNPVDEKGGALCFRYFGWDVMDMLREAGFRRPFLYHYWSREFGYFGPGQALFVAEKPR comes from the coding sequence ATGAATGACGGGACCATGATCGCTCCGTATCTTCGCGTCGTCCCGGAAAACCGGTCCGCGCTGCGCTTCTTCACGATCTGCGCCCGCAACTTCCTGCCGGGGGCGCAAATCCTCTGCGACAGCGTGCGTCGCGCCCATCCCGGCGCGGATTTCACCGTCTATCTCTGCGATCGTGACATGGGCTACGATGCCGAGGCGCTGGGGATGGATATCGAGCCGCTGGAGGCGCTGGGCATTCCCGCGCTCGAGCGGATGATCCGGACCTACAACATCACCGAGCTCTGTACCGCGATCAAACCCTACTGCTTCCTCAGGGAATTCGCCCGGGGCCCGGAGACGGGGGCGGGGACGGAGGCGGGGGCGGCGGAGCAGTCCCCCCATGTGGTCTATCTCGACCCCGATATCGAGCTTTTCAGCCCGCTGGTCGAGGTTGCCGAGGCGCTCGATGCGGGCGCGTCCGCGGTGCTGACGCCGCATGTCCTGAAACCGGCCGAACGCGCCGAGTTCGCGGATGATCATTTCCTGCGCTACGGGATCTACAATCTCGGCTTCATCGCGCTTCGTGCGACCGAGGCGGTGGCCGATGTGGTCCGCTGGTGGGCGCGGCGGATGGTCGACCAGTGCATCATCGATCTGCCGCAGGGCATCTTCGTCGACCAGAAATGGATGGATCTGCTGCCGGCCTTTCTCGACGGTGTCCATGTGCTGCGCCATCCGGGCTACAATGTCGCCTACTGGAACCTGCACGAACGCCGCATCCACGGCCCCGACACCGCCCTGCAATGCAACGGCCAGCCGCTCCGCTTCGTGCATTACAGCGGCATCATCCTCGAGGATGTCGAGCAGTTGTCGCGCCATAGCGGCATGTTCTACGTCTCGAACTCGTTCGGCTACGGGCCGCTGGTCCGGCGCTACCGCGCAAGGCTGACCGCGCCCGAGAACCGGCGGCTCAGGCAGTTGCCCTATGCCTTCTTCTGGAACGGCGCGGGGGACAGCAACGCGCATACGCCCGGCGGTGGCGGGGCGCCCGCCTGGAGACGGCCCGACTCCTTCCTGTTCGCGCGGCAGGCCTTCAGCCTGGAGCAGTATCTCGGCTACCTGAGCGCCGAGGCCCGCGAGATCGAGAGCCAACGCGCGACCGAGGCGGCTCTGACGCCGAAGGGCCGCCGCGAGGCGTTCGAGTTCACCTGCTATTGCGCCGTCTGCGGCGGTCGCCATCCGATGGTGACCAGCTTCATGTACAGCTGTGCGACCGATGGCGAGGGCAACCCGATCCCGAACTGGCGCGAGCATATCGCCTGCCGGTCCTGCGGCCTGCCGAACCGGGTGCGCGCCTCGGTTCACCTGTTCCTGCAGGAATTCGACCCGGCGCCGGACAGCCGGATCTACATCACCGAACAGAAGACCGCGCTTTACACTCTGCTGTCCGGCCGGTTCTCGCGGCTGACCGGCAGCGAGTATTTCGGCAACCGCGTGCCGAAGGGCGCCATGTTCGACGGCGTCAGGAACGAGAATTTCGAGGCGCTGAGCTTCCAGTCCGAAAGCTTCGACTACCTGCTCAGCTTCGACGTGCTCGAACATGTGCCGCATCCCGAGCGCGCCTTTGCCGAGGCGTTCCGGGTGCTCGAACCGGGCGGCAGCCTGATCTTCAGCGTGCCTGCCCATCTTGACCGCTATCCCAGCACGATCCGCGCCGAGCTCGCGCCCGACGGCCAGATCGTCCATCACCTGCCGGCCGAGATCCACGGCAATCCGGTCGATGAGAAGGGCGGCGCGCTGTGCTTCCGGTATTTCGGCTGGGACGTGATGGACATGCTGCGCGAGGCCGGGTTCCGGCGGCCCTTCCTCTACCATTACTGGTCGCGCGAATTCGGCTATTTCGGCCCCGGTCAGGCCCTTTTCGTGGCCGAGAAGCCCAGATGA
- a CDS encoding NAD-dependent epimerase/dehydratase family protein gives MSAGGGKRLCGVTGPGGFVGGHLMPVLSARGWQILPMGRAAADFSDPEALAACLARHGVTDIVHLAAESNPAGGDARAFYETNAFLTERLLQAAATAGLPGRFLLVSATSVYGDSGPAPQREDDPKQPPNHYGASKLLAEVFAGWYRDRLDVTIARPSNCMGAGQNPRYLVPKLVRAFAERAPEIAMGDTAITRDFVDIRDAADILARALDAPARSLDAINVSSGRATAIAEILETLTRITGHAPEIRRDDRFIRKGDMRFQACDSARARSLGHVPRHDLEDTLSWMLAAAPAVPEPVEMRLP, from the coding sequence ATGAGCGCGGGCGGCGGCAAACGGCTCTGCGGCGTGACCGGTCCCGGCGGCTTCGTCGGCGGCCATCTCATGCCGGTCCTGTCGGCGCGGGGCTGGCAGATCCTGCCGATGGGACGTGCCGCCGCCGATTTCTCGGATCCCGAGGCGCTGGCCGCCTGTCTCGCCCGCCATGGCGTCACCGACATCGTGCATCTGGCCGCGGAATCGAACCCCGCGGGCGGCGATGCCCGCGCCTTCTACGAGACCAATGCCTTCCTGACCGAGCGGCTGTTGCAGGCGGCCGCGACGGCCGGGCTGCCGGGCCGGTTCCTGCTGGTCAGCGCCACCAGCGTCTATGGCGATAGCGGGCCCGCGCCCCAGCGCGAGGACGACCCGAAGCAGCCGCCAAATCATTACGGTGCCTCCAAGCTTTTGGCCGAGGTCTTCGCGGGCTGGTATCGCGACCGGCTCGACGTCACGATCGCGCGGCCCTCGAACTGCATGGGGGCGGGGCAGAACCCGCGCTATCTGGTGCCGAAACTGGTCCGGGCCTTCGCCGAACGCGCTCCCGAGATCGCGATGGGCGATACCGCCATCACCCGCGATTTCGTCGATATCCGCGATGCCGCCGACATTCTCGCCCGCGCGCTCGACGCCCCGGCGCGCAGCCTCGATGCGATCAATGTCTCCAGCGGCCGCGCCACGGCCATTGCCGAGATCCTCGAGACCCTGACCCGGATCACCGGCCACGCCCCCGAGATCCGTCGCGACGACCGCTTCATCCGCAAGGGCGACATGCGCTTCCAGGCCTGCGACAGCGCGCGGGCCCGAAGCCTCGGCCATGTGCCGCGCCATGATCTGGAAGACACCCTGAGCTGGATGCTCGCCGCCGCCCCTGCCGTTCCGGAACCAGTCGAGATGAGGTTGCCCTGA
- a CDS encoding GDP-mannose 4,6-dehydratase → MPKRALITGITGMVGSHLTDFLLAETDWDIIGMARWRSPMDNIAHLTDRINQRDRLRLVHGDLRDSLSLLHAVEEARPDYVFHLAAQSYPRTSFEAPLETYDTNVEGTSRLLEAIKRTVPGAVIHVCASSEVFGRVPREKLPIDEECTFHPASPYAISKVGTDLIGRFYGEAYGMTVMTTRMFTHTGPRRGDVFAESSFAKQIALIEANAIPPVIRVGNLDSLRTFADVRDAVRAYYLLVTVKPQPAAYYNIGGAHSCTIREMLDHLIGLSSARDSIRVETDPERLRPIDADLQVPDTAKFRAHTGWAPEIPFETTMLDLLDYWRGRVAEGAVRLVR, encoded by the coding sequence ATGCCCAAGCGCGCGCTGATAACCGGGATCACCGGGATGGTCGGCTCTCACCTGACCGATTTCCTGCTGGCCGAGACCGACTGGGACATCATCGGCATGGCCCGCTGGCGCAGCCCGATGGACAATATCGCCCACCTGACCGACCGCATCAATCAGCGCGACCGGCTGCGGCTGGTCCATGGCGACCTGCGCGATTCCCTGTCGTTGCTGCACGCGGTCGAGGAGGCGCGGCCCGATTACGTCTTCCACCTGGCCGCGCAATCCTATCCCAGGACCTCCTTCGAGGCGCCGCTCGAGACCTATGACACCAATGTCGAGGGCACCTCGCGCCTGCTCGAGGCGATCAAGCGGACGGTGCCCGGGGCCGTCATCCATGTCTGCGCCTCTTCCGAGGTCTTCGGCCGGGTCCCGCGCGAGAAGCTGCCCATCGACGAGGAATGCACCTTCCACCCGGCCTCGCCCTACGCGATCTCGAAGGTGGGCACCGATCTCATCGGCCGCTTTTATGGCGAAGCCTATGGCATGACCGTGATGACCACGCGGATGTTCACCCATACCGGCCCGCGCCGGGGCGATGTCTTCGCGGAATCCTCCTTTGCCAAGCAGATCGCGCTGATCGAGGCCAATGCCATCCCGCCGGTGATCAGGGTCGGCAATCTCGACAGTCTGCGCACCTTCGCCGATGTCCGCGACGCGGTGCGGGCCTATTACCTGCTGGTGACGGTGAAACCCCAGCCCGCCGCCTATTACAATATCGGCGGCGCGCATAGCTGCACCATCCGCGAGATGCTGGATCACCTGATCGGGCTCTCTTCGGCGCGCGACAGCATCCGGGTCGAGACCGATCCCGAGCGCCTGCGTCCGATCGATGCCGACCTGCAGGTGCCCGACACCGCCAAGTTCCGCGCCCATACCGGCTGGGCGCCGGAAATTCCGTTCGAGACCACGATGCTGGACCTGCTCGACTACTGGCGCGGCCGCGTTGCCGAGGGCGCGGTCCGGCTGGTGCGGTAG
- a CDS encoding sulfotransferase family 2 domain-containing protein gives MSPNDSQHILSGRGERAVTKPVILVHYHVYKNAGSSVDLANRAAVGAANFIELDKHRGFRKAPAFNAALVRQVLRAHPGMRCFSCHNFVPTVHRCPDFTALPIVFLRHPLLRLASVYRFEAISEAHKHTPAGRLAQKVDFPEWLEAFLHMPNGKNYQTCVLSRTEDGGHSPFTNDHPRHIGDIRVAAERLDEVNALTGVGIVEDFEASAARIEAKVVRHMPGFRLSGAAANQTKKIGNWREELAALERSLPADLLARTVMANASDYALYDRYR, from the coding sequence GTGAGCCCGAATGACAGCCAGCATATCTTGTCGGGGCGGGGCGAGCGCGCGGTGACCAAGCCCGTGATCCTGGTCCATTACCATGTCTACAAGAATGCGGGCAGCAGCGTCGATCTGGCGAACCGCGCGGCGGTCGGCGCCGCCAATTTCATCGAACTGGACAAGCATCGCGGGTTTCGCAAGGCGCCCGCCTTCAACGCGGCGCTGGTCCGCCAGGTCCTGCGCGCCCATCCCGGCATGCGCTGCTTTTCCTGTCACAACTTCGTTCCGACCGTGCACAGATGTCCCGATTTCACCGCCCTGCCGATCGTGTTCCTGCGCCATCCGCTGTTGCGGCTGGCCTCGGTCTACCGCTTCGAGGCGATTTCGGAGGCCCACAAGCATACGCCCGCCGGCAGACTGGCGCAAAAGGTGGACTTTCCGGAATGGCTGGAGGCGTTCCTCCATATGCCCAACGGCAAGAACTACCAGACCTGCGTTCTGTCGAGGACGGAAGATGGCGGGCACAGCCCCTTCACCAACGATCATCCCCGCCATATCGGCGATATCCGCGTCGCCGCCGAGCGGCTCGACGAGGTGAACGCGTTGACCGGCGTCGGCATCGTCGAGGATTTCGAGGCCTCGGCCGCCCGGATCGAGGCGAAGGTGGTGCGCCACATGCCCGGCTTCCGGCTGTCCGGCGCGGCGGCCAACCAGACCAAGAAGATCGGGAACTGGCGAGAGGAACTGGCCGCGCTCGAACGCTCGCTTCCGGCCGATCTGCTGGCCCGCACGGTGATGGCCAACGCCTCGGATTACGCGCTTTACGACCGCTACCGCTGA
- a CDS encoding class I SAM-dependent methyltransferase has product MTDLADTLADEMTARLKDDVLFIETDRSVEETEAFCTRHAPWRSVYRFSNGVTTESFPRSEHVPNPRCLAKLRRFHARIDLSRFAGKRVLDLGFNEGYQSIFMAKYLGCQVDGIEAYQVAVDRTSAIAEFCGAPCNFWVADANSFVAPETYDVILHCGLLYHLHDVWSAVKNTCRSLKPGGEVLLETTSYEGADKFDCKFMNWHAKGNHNYWALSPETIRYLFAEFGCTEGREVDSFEVGALAGTGMKRTMMWFRKPA; this is encoded by the coding sequence ATGACAGATCTGGCAGACACCCTTGCGGACGAGATGACGGCGCGGCTGAAGGACGACGTGCTCTTCATCGAGACGGACCGTTCGGTCGAGGAGACCGAGGCCTTCTGCACCCGCCACGCGCCCTGGCGGTCGGTCTACCGGTTTTCGAACGGGGTCACGACCGAAAGCTTCCCGCGCTCCGAGCACGTGCCCAATCCGCGCTGCCTGGCCAAGCTGCGCCGGTTCCACGCCCGGATCGACCTGTCCCGTTTCGCCGGCAAGCGGGTGCTCGATCTGGGGTTCAACGAGGGCTACCAATCCATCTTCATGGCGAAATACCTGGGCTGCCAGGTCGACGGGATCGAGGCCTACCAGGTTGCGGTCGACCGGACCTCGGCCATCGCCGAATTCTGCGGCGCGCCCTGCAATTTCTGGGTCGCGGATGCCAACAGCTTCGTCGCCCCCGAAACCTATGACGTCATCCTGCATTGCGGCCTTCTCTACCACCTGCACGATGTCTGGAGCGCGGTGAAGAACACCTGCCGGTCGCTGAAGCCCGGCGGCGAGGTGCTGCTGGAGACGACGTCCTACGAGGGCGCCGACAAGTTCGACTGCAAGTTCATGAACTGGCACGCCAAGGGCAACCACAATTACTGGGCGCTGAGCCCCGAGACGATCCGTTACCTGTTCGCCGAGTTCGGCTGTACCGAGGGCCGGGAGGTCGACAGTTTCGAGGTCGGCGCGCTTGCCGGAACCGGCATGAAGCGCACCATGATGTGGTTCCGGAAACCGGCATGA
- a CDS encoding dehydrogenase — translation MSDPPLTTRARAPLRLGLAGGGTDLSPYCDLYGGAVLNATINRFAFASIEARADGRIAFIANDLGLSESFDRDDDLSGARLALHRAVYERMVAEFNDGRRFGATIQTNVEAPAGSGLGSSSALVVVLVDAFRAHLSAPLGQYDVAHLAYEIERIDLGLAGGKQDQYAAAFGGVNFIEFLAGDRVIVNPLRIPRDILNELESRLVTCFSGVSRHSADIIERQTASVQKSDRAAVEAMHSLKSDSIEMKRSLMTGDFDGLAEILNHSWIAKKATAKTVSSPHIEEMFAHALAHGAEAGKVSGAGGGGFMFFLVDPPRRHGLIAALREIGGDADPVVFTRAGCQSWQMPCRR, via the coding sequence TTGTCCGATCCCCCCCTGACCACCCGTGCCCGTGCCCCGCTGCGCCTCGGTCTCGCCGGCGGTGGCACCGACCTGTCGCCCTATTGCGACCTCTATGGCGGGGCGGTCCTGAACGCCACGATCAACCGCTTCGCCTTCGCCTCGATCGAGGCCCGCGCCGATGGCCGCATCGCCTTCATCGCCAACGATCTTGGGCTTTCGGAAAGCTTCGACCGCGACGACGATCTGTCCGGGGCGCGGCTTGCGCTCCATCGCGCGGTCTATGAACGGATGGTGGCCGAGTTCAACGACGGCCGCCGCTTCGGCGCCACGATCCAGACCAATGTCGAGGCGCCCGCGGGGTCGGGGCTCGGGTCCTCCTCGGCGCTGGTGGTGGTGCTGGTCGATGCCTTCCGCGCCCATCTTTCAGCCCCGCTCGGCCAGTATGACGTGGCGCATCTGGCCTATGAGATAGAACGCATCGATCTGGGTCTCGCGGGCGGCAAGCAGGACCAGTATGCCGCGGCCTTCGGCGGGGTGAACTTCATCGAGTTCCTGGCGGGCGACCGGGTGATCGTGAACCCGCTGCGCATTCCGCGCGATATCCTCAACGAGCTGGAAAGCCGTCTGGTGACCTGCTTTTCGGGGGTGTCGCGCCATTCCGCCGACATCATCGAGCGTCAGACCGCCAGCGTGCAGAAATCGGACCGGGCCGCGGTCGAGGCGATGCACAGCCTGAAATCCGACAGCATCGAGATGAAGCGGTCGCTGATGACCGGCGATTTCGACGGGCTGGCGGAGATCCTGAACCATTCCTGGATTGCCAAGAAGGCGACCGCCAAGACCGTCTCCTCGCCTCATATCGAAGAGATGTTCGCCCATGCGCTGGCCCATGGCGCCGAGGCGGGCAAGGTTTCGGGCGCGGGCGGCGGCGGGTTCATGTTCTTCCTCGTCGATCCGCCGCGCCGCCATGGCCTGATCGCGGCCTTGCGCGAGATCGGCGGCGATGCCGATCCGGTCGTCTTCACCAGGGCCGGCTGCCAGAGCTGGCAGATGCCATGCCGACGCTGA
- a CDS encoding HAD-IIIA family hydrolase yields MPTLTAPLPRQAAILCGGLGTRLGPLTAQCPKPLLPVGDTPFLSVLIAELARQGIERVLLLAAFEADRIEDFARDLPRRLPRPVGIEVAREARPAGTSGALWQARDRLEDRFLMLNGDSWFDILLADLAAAQAARPGLLGALALRRVPEADRYGTVRLEDGLLRAFEPRGAGRGAKTGPVLINGGVYCFSRGIVDHLVEDGSLEAEVLPRLAADGRLAGIERAGFFLDIGVPGDFEAAQSLVPAQRRRPAIVFDRDGVLNLDHGHVGHPDRLDWTEGAIAAVRRVNEAGWYAFVATNQAGIAKGYYSEADYLALRAQMYRDLAAAGAHIDDERHCPTHPDGTVPALAVRSDRRKPGPGMLLELKARWPVDWSRSAMIGDKDSDMRAAAAAGLDGILFTGGNLDLLVEQVLQSRGGAP; encoded by the coding sequence ATGCCGACGCTGACCGCCCCCTTGCCGCGTCAGGCGGCGATCCTCTGTGGCGGGCTCGGCACCCGGCTCGGGCCGCTGACCGCGCAGTGCCCCAAGCCCCTTCTGCCGGTCGGCGATACGCCCTTCCTGTCGGTGCTGATCGCCGAGCTGGCGCGGCAGGGGATCGAACGGGTGCTGCTGCTGGCGGCCTTCGAGGCCGACCGGATCGAGGACTTCGCCCGCGACCTGCCCCGCCGCCTGCCCCGCCCGGTCGGGATAGAGGTCGCGCGCGAGGCTCGGCCGGCGGGGACCTCGGGGGCGCTCTGGCAGGCCCGCGACCGGCTGGAGGACCGGTTCCTGATGCTGAACGGCGACAGCTGGTTCGACATCCTGCTGGCCGATCTGGCCGCCGCGCAGGCCGCCCGTCCGGGGCTTTTGGGCGCGCTGGCGCTGCGCCGGGTGCCGGAGGCGGACCGCTACGGCACCGTCAGGCTCGAGGACGGGCTGCTGCGCGCCTTCGAGCCGCGCGGTGCCGGGAGGGGCGCCAAGACCGGTCCTGTGCTGATCAATGGCGGCGTCTATTGCTTCTCGCGCGGGATCGTCGATCACCTGGTCGAGGACGGTTCGCTCGAGGCCGAGGTACTGCCGCGGCTTGCCGCCGACGGGCGGCTGGCCGGGATCGAGCGGGCGGGGTTCTTCCTCGATATCGGCGTGCCCGGGGATTTCGAGGCGGCGCAGAGCCTCGTTCCGGCCCAAAGGCGGCGTCCGGCCATCGTCTTCGACCGCGACGGGGTGCTCAATCTCGACCACGGCCATGTCGGGCATCCCGACCGGCTCGACTGGACCGAAGGCGCCATCGCCGCCGTGCGCCGGGTCAACGAGGCCGGCTGGTACGCCTTCGTCGCCACCAACCAGGCGGGCATCGCCAAGGGCTATTACAGCGAGGCTGACTATCTGGCGCTGCGCGCGCAGATGTATCGCGACCTCGCCGCGGCGGGCGCCCATATCGATGACGAGCGCCACTGTCCGACCCATCCCGACGGCACCGTGCCCGCGCTCGCCGTGCGTTCGGACCGGCGCAAGCCCGGCCCCGGCATGCTCCTGGAACTGAAGGCGCGCTGGCCGGTCGACTGGTCCCGCAGCGCGATGATCGGCGACAAGGACAGCGACATGCGGGCGGCGGCGGCGGCCGGGCTCGACGGCATCCTGTTCACCGGCGGCAATCTCGACCTGCTGGTCGAGCAGGTGCTGCAGAGCCGAGGAGGCGCCCCATGA
- a CDS encoding AGE family epimerase/isomerase: protein MTPPTETPASGSARSAVPFEVGSAPVAAPLAAFRDWIETRALPFQAQAVRDPAGGFHERIAPDGHPVAMPRRARVAARQLYAFSRLAGLGLGDTVGPGLAGHARDMLLGAHIRPDGRIVPLAGGPEGYDLYDIAFCLFALAAAPEAVLPRAGACALAAQILTRLEAGWRHPEMGFEEAMPRRLPLRSNPHMHLFEASLEWLATGPCDPRFEALADEIAGLCLARFLDPATGALRELFDGDWQIAPGAENAVEPGHQYEWGWLLLRWGVLRDRAEARRAGLGLIDLAEARGLNADGLAASLLDPALAMADPTARLWPQTERIKAWALRARLATRRADATLTEAKAVEACQGLMRFFQHPLRGSWWENLAEGGAPRREPARTSSLYHIVGAYHELAALEARRSLPIAKEETRASSTA, encoded by the coding sequence ATGACCCCGCCGACCGAGACCCCTGCCTCCGGGTCGGCGCGCTCCGCGGTGCCGTTCGAGGTAGGCTCGGCCCCCGTGGCGGCGCCGCTGGCCGCCTTCCGCGACTGGATCGAGACACGGGCGCTGCCGTTTCAGGCGCAGGCGGTGCGCGACCCGGCCGGGGGCTTTCACGAACGCATCGCGCCCGACGGGCACCCGGTCGCGATGCCGCGCCGGGCCCGCGTCGCCGCGCGCCAGCTTTACGCCTTCTCGCGGCTTGCGGGGCTCGGGCTCGGTGACACTGTCGGCCCGGGGCTGGCCGGGCATGCCCGCGACATGCTGCTTGGCGCCCATATCCGGCCCGACGGGCGGATCGTGCCGCTGGCGGGCGGGCCGGAGGGGTATGATCTCTATGACATCGCCTTCTGTCTTTTCGCGCTGGCGGCCGCGCCCGAGGCGGTGCTGCCCCGCGCCGGGGCCTGCGCGCTGGCGGCGCAGATCCTGACCCGGCTCGAAGCCGGCTGGCGGCATCCCGAGATGGGCTTCGAGGAGGCCATGCCGCGCCGCCTGCCGCTTCGGTCAAACCCGCATATGCATCTCTTCGAGGCCAGTCTCGAATGGCTGGCGACCGGGCCCTGCGACCCCCGTTTCGAGGCGCTGGCAGACGAGATCGCCGGACTTTGCCTGGCGCGCTTCCTCGACCCCGCGACCGGCGCGCTGCGCGAGCTTTTCGACGGCGACTGGCAGATCGCGCCCGGTGCCGAGAATGCGGTCGAGCCGGGGCATCAATATGAATGGGGCTGGCTCCTGCTGCGCTGGGGCGTGCTGCGCGACCGGGCCGAGGCCCGGAGGGCGGGGCTTGGGCTGATCGATCTGGCCGAGGCGCGGGGGCTGAATGCCGACGGGCTTGCCGCGAGCCTGCTCGACCCGGCGCTGGCGATGGCGGACCCGACCGCCCGGCTCTGGCCGCAGACCGAGCGGATCAAGGCCTGGGCGCTGCGGGCCCGGCTGGCGACCCGGCGCGCCGATGCGACCCTCACCGAGGCGAAGGCGGTCGAGGCCTGCCAGGGGCTGATGCGCTTTTTCCAGCATCCGCTGCGCGGCAGCTGGTGGGAGAACCTCGCGGAGGGCGGCGCGCCGCGCCGGGAGCCGGCGCGCACCAGCAGCCTTTATCACATCGTCGGAGCCTATCACGAACTGGCGGCGCTGGAGGCCCGCCGCTCGCTGCCCATCGCCAAGGAGGAGACCCGCGCATCATCGACCGCCTGA
- a CDS encoding class I SAM-dependent methyltransferase produces MTDMEETLERTELERLFAEAGIDYDFYRNKQNPQSIAFMAELLPLLERLYPARYHRKTVLDVGARTGSGSALLATMLDPASYARLKCTVTALDIDARMARISHALRPEMEYLVADIFEIDDRQWDIVICSHCIEHVPEPEPFLTQLRRLAREHVVISTPFRENPETRIPAHLHSFDETFLDAVGAENITIYNGFHWPHSEIVTFSLPPL; encoded by the coding sequence ATGACCGACATGGAAGAGACCCTCGAAAGAACCGAGCTCGAGCGCCTGTTCGCCGAAGCCGGCATCGATTACGACTTCTACAGAAATAAGCAGAACCCGCAGAGCATCGCCTTCATGGCCGAGCTGCTGCCGCTTCTGGAACGGCTTTACCCCGCCCGCTACCACAGAAAGACGGTGCTCGATGTCGGCGCGCGGACCGGGTCGGGCAGCGCCTTGCTGGCGACGATGCTGGACCCCGCGAGCTATGCGCGGCTGAAATGTACGGTGACCGCGCTGGATATCGACGCGAGGATGGCCAGGATCTCGCATGCCCTGCGCCCCGAGATGGAATACCTCGTCGCCGACATCTTCGAGATCGACGACCGGCAATGGGACATCGTCATCTGTTCGCATTGCATCGAACATGTGCCCGAACCCGAACCCTTCCTGACGCAGCTGCGCCGTCTGGCGCGCGAGCATGTGGTGATCTCGACCCCGTTCCGGGAGAATCCCGAGACCCGGATCCCGGCGCATCTGCACAGCTTCGACGAGACCTTCCTCGACGCGGTGGGGGCAGAGAACATCACGATCTACAATGGCTTTCACTGGCCGCATTCCGAGATCGTGACATTTTCCCTGCCGCCGCTCTGA
- a CDS encoding FkbM family methyltransferase, producing MQDDIYRFGNGVRVFRRHVLDHQVNRYVKAQAGNLHEPVEEHWFRTLLGGIAAPDPLVYDIGGGIGYYTLLLLRDRPGAEAVVFEPLPEHAAAIRENLALNGIAPDRLRLIEAAAHVDEGEVCFEAADFSSHVAAEGALRVAAHDIAAMLAAEARPVDLAKLDVQGAELALLRRIVEAGLAERVRRWIVGTHGDDLFAECRALLDRHWRVVHSDPAPAHQPDGLIVAVRD from the coding sequence ATGCAGGACGACATCTACCGTTTCGGCAACGGCGTCCGGGTCTTCCGGCGCCATGTGCTCGACCATCAGGTCAACCGCTATGTGAAGGCGCAGGCGGGCAATCTGCACGAGCCGGTCGAGGAACACTGGTTCCGGACGCTCTTGGGCGGGATCGCGGCCCCCGACCCGCTGGTCTACGATATCGGCGGCGGCATCGGCTATTACACGCTTCTGCTCTTGCGCGACCGGCCCGGGGCCGAGGCCGTGGTCTTCGAGCCGCTGCCCGAACATGCCGCCGCGATCCGCGAGAACCTGGCACTGAACGGGATCGCACCCGACCGGCTGCGGCTGATCGAGGCCGCCGCCCATGTCGACGAGGGCGAGGTCTGCTTCGAGGCGGCCGATTTCTCGTCCCATGTCGCGGCGGAGGGGGCCCTGCGGGTCGCGGCCCATGACATCGCGGCAATGCTTGCGGCCGAGGCCCGGCCGGTCGATCTGGCCAAGCTCGACGTGCAGGGGGCCGAACTGGCACTCTTGCGGCGGATCGTCGAGGCCGGGCTGGCCGAGCGGGTGCGGCGCTGGATCGTCGGCACCCATGGCGACGATCTCTTCGCCGAGTGCCGCGCGCTTCTGGACCGGCACTGGCGCGTGGTCCATAGCGACCCGGCCCCCGCGCATCAGCCCGACGGGCTGATCGTGGCGGTGCGGGACTGA